TcacttttgaaaatattaagacaagttttgaaaaatcattacAAGATGCACGTAGTTTTAATATTGCTAAAGGATCACTATGCATTTTAGAATCATGTTTACTTCTTCTTGATGCTCTAtcaaattttcttctttttttataatttcagttattatttataactttttatttgtacGTTAAATAATAAGTACTCATTATTTAatcctttaatttaaaaaattatttcatttcataattaaatttttattttataaattcaaggaattacaaaaatatttaagtaaagaaatttaagtttacataactaaatattttaattatttattaaataaacatgtcattaagtatttttatactttagcTGTTGTAATTAAACAACTAATTatcatagaaaattaaaaaaaatgtatacattaactattaaaataaaaaattaactgcaCGTATTTGCTTACACggcaaaacaaaaataatgattactTGTAATCATAagaatataaagaaataacGTAATTgtggtgaaaaaaatatcagaaaagTCTTAGTCAACTTTATTCTTCAGCTCGGTAAGTAATAACTATGTCGATGAGGAATAAAATAGATTGACCAACACAGAAACATCCTCTGACCACTTGATCAATATTTCGGACATATCCAAGCACCATGAATGAAACAGTAGTGAAAAGAATACATCCTACTACACTGAAATAAATGTCCTgtaagcaataaaaatatttattatacaattaCGTAATTAcaacattataaattaatatttttaaataataataagaatatatacaATACGTCGATGTATTGGTTTTTCCATTAATGCAGCAATTATTAGACcacttatattaattagataTCCAATAGCTGCACCCGAACACATCCAACCGATATATCTATTCTCGTCATAGCCTGAACGCCATTGGAATATTATTCCCATAATAACAAATGCCTAAATTAagtaaactttattaataaatctgtACAATTTATactaagaatatatatatatatatatatatatatatatatatatatatatatatatatatatatatatatatatatatatatatatatatatatatatatatatatatatatatatatatatatatatatatatatatatatatatatatatatatatatatatataataatattaaataataaaaaaatttaccagttCGACGAATTTTAAGTAACTGCGTCTTTTGTAAATCGGGAGTTTATTAGCCTTAAAAAATAAggaatgataaattaatatatatatacgctgaaaaaaatatttcttgacgaaagaaattttcactcactttaagaaaattttcaattgtccaaagaaattttttgcaaggtaagagacccagtacctgatcactccatgtatttgtatagatatacttagtaaaatttggtaaatataaatatacaaatacatgaaggGAAcaggtactagttccctgatcaggtactgggtctcttttactttattataaaatgaaaataaaaattttttgggacgaaaaacattttttacgtcaataaattttttctagttctacgaaaatttttgtcttcaattcataatgcaaaatatttcttgcactatttaaataatcattaaatataatagaaaaaaaaacacttagaCTTAAGCAGTCTGAGAAAGAATAAAGGGAACGAAAGAGTAAACAGCAATCAGTGACCAGAAGAATACCAACcgcattaaaatttaatactttaggGGTTTGAGACTACGAAACAAATGACGatcaatcataatttaaaattacaattcaaatatttcccgcgttaatattaaaaaatggctGACTGTCAAAACTACGCATGCGTTGGTTTcattgaagaaaattaaagcGCATGCGCAGGAACGGTAATTGTAGAAAAATGGTGGGGAAGTCACATTTTTCTCCGGACTCAATTTGATGTGAATGTGagaaatataaacataaaattataacctCTAAGTGCCGGTTAGAAagcttgtaaataattaaacaaaataaataaataaaatgtctgATGAAGAAGTAATAAGACGACGTCTACTTGTAGATGGTGATGGTATTGGTGACGATAGACgtataaatatgttattaaaatcatttattaaatggGCAAATAATCCAGAAGTTGATAATACTCTACATGAACGTATTTTGGCTACACTTGCACAGTGTGAATTTGCACAGAAAAAATCTCGTCTTGTTTCAACTATGAGTCAGgatgagttaaaaaattatgaaaaattgtcaaaaGATATTGAAGTTGAAATAGAACAAGCTAAACGGGATATTGAAACTACAAAAGCTGAATTACAAGAAGCAAAACAGATACGTAAGAATAGAATTGAGTATGATGTCCTTGCCAAAGTTATCAATGAACAGCCTGACAGAAAGGAGACTAATTTAAAGTTGGAGACTTTAAAACAAGAACTTGGATTTTTaaaggtaaattatttattaattaatcaaatagtttttttttattcatgtaaGACAAGTggtgagtgtgaatgtagcagacaaatttaaaactattaaatagagtaaagaattgataaaataaaaaaaaaaaatgaagcacTGTCTGTCGCTGGCCTTAAGTTCCAAAAAGCGATAAActtaaaactcaaaattttctttaaactaGAAGTCGCCTGCTATGAACATTTTTGAAACGTTTTCTGTTCACGGAAGGTCGAAAATACAAAATTACTTTAGTAGGGATGttttaaataagtgtaaaaataacagatatctgataattttttagcatttaaaaaaaaaattcatatagaactataaaatttaataatcgttTATATTTGAACGCAGGAAAAATCAGAACAGCTGGAACATAAATTAGAAATGCGAAGAAAACAATTCCATGTATTAATATCATCAATACATTCATTGCAAGAGATGTTAGATGAATCCGATGAAGAGATAATGGATGTCAGTCTCGAAAACTATGAAGATACGGACGTGCCTATGCAAGTATCATAATGAATAtgactgaatttaattttgaattttatacatttataataaatattattagtgtAAATAAGTAGACtgtcagtaaaaatatttacttaatttttttttattcaataataatattaagttctttacaaaataaatgataattaaaaaatgaactttaactaattaattaaaaatattgtcattaaaaggatttttaaaattaaaatttgagctttaATTTACTTGTTTTTGGCACATGGCGAATTGTAAGGGAAATTCTTGTTTTACGATCAAGTTTTTCACCATtgtcataattatttgaacataaatttatgttacttattaaatttttatcgattatATCGTAATTACGTTCACTTATTGAATGTAAGTAATCGtgatataatttatctttGAGTACTAACAGACTTTTTCGttcaagtaaaaatgaaaattctggTTTCAATTGTCTTTGttcctaaaaatataaataaaaataaaaattgtttaatggTTAATATTTGTACTAACAATAAGTATGGCGTAAATTATTGTTGTATACTTCGTCAGTATCTAAACGTTTTGTAAATTCAAGAAGTGTGTGAGATCCACAAGTTATTGTTGTAACGATAGGATGAAAAAGTGGTCCATCAGTATGTCCctgtattgtaaaaaaaaaaaataaaaatatatatatgtatgcataaaataaaaatattctaaataagtaattggtattattaaattaccatTATTCCTTGTCCAGGTAAATATTCATTGATCAAAACATGATTTGGTAATTTGTcactgttaaaaatatttaatgatgatATTCtgtccatatatttttttaaccactATTTAGattgaaagaaaaacaaacaaattaataattaataatgaatatcaATTGTTGATTGGTTATTTAGACAAGTCAGATTGTATTCCAAtccgtaaaatttttattgataaaagttatgattaatatagggtagaagtaccatttgtggccactgctccatttttggacatttaatactttattttaatcaataaaaaagtataatataaaatttccactGCAATAGTatgataaaagtatctttgtacacagttgaaaaataaattatggcaTTGCGTCTTTgacaagttaatttatttaaatttttcaagtgttcAAAACTGAGCCTAATGTGGCCAAAAACGGTACCTTTACCATTTTAAGGTACATGGAAAGAACAAGATAGTTTCTAGCTACTATTAGTgtgatatttaaatcaatacctacaagttttaaattaaaatttaattgttccaaaatgttaaaaactttgtgatataaaaaacccataaaaaatagtttttaagagGGTAAATCTTTAAAAAGGCCGACGACTACATAGTTTTctacgtaaataaaaaattatagaatcaaaaaaaaaaaaatctacttacTTTTGGTATTTCTTCAGCAATCATACCTTTTTGATGAGGAATTCCACCCCAATTTTGTAATCTCCTATTACTCAATTGTGTCCATTTAGGTAACGGAGAtgaattaacatattttattaattcctcttcttcattatcatttataaaatttcgaataTAATATGCTGACAGTGGTACCTATTTAAACCagtcaatgaattttttaaattactaattatcctgcacatgaaaaattaaataacttaaaagCCTAACCTATAAAaccttttgatattttattaatatttaccctagtaattataaaaaaaaattaagtacttacgtctttaattaaatttgtaggTTTTAATGCATTTGAAATATTAGTttccatatttatttatttatatattatgttatattattgtattgtTATTGTCTTCAAAGAGTGACACGAGGTTAGTCAtttgttttgataaaaaaaagtttgacagctaatttttatgacaaaataataattaataatttaaatttttattaatttgcttataagtctataaattactaattaaataattggtataaaaatatataaggacGTTGAActtaaatatgttaattaaaaaaaacgatcGATAAATGTTtgtattatacatatatatatttacatctgTGTATAGATATGTGTTTGTTTTGGTttcattattgatttttatatttcagtaaatagaaatttttcccaGGTACAAGACGTTTTAATTTACActctaatatatttatgaaactaAGGTTAATTAGTTGtttgataaattgtaataacaataagTGTTTAactgagtttaaaaaaaatgaataatatggATTCAAATAACGCGGTAAAAATAACCGGGGAGTCTACAAAAAATCGAAAAGTTATGATTGATCGTAGTACTTCCAatggttttataaaattaaataaatcgaaTATAGAAATATCTGATCAAGTTAAATCAGAGAGCAAAAATAGtaaacatgaaaatttaaagagtaAATTTATTCCACTGACTACAAATGATCGTGATATGCCAGATTTTTTGGAAGGAAATTATGAAGAGTCTGATAttatgagtaataaaaaatttattatttgttctaggtaagattaattttatgtttattaaaattaaaattatgttagAATAAGTATGGAGAAAAAAGATGCCAGTTATGAGTAATagttatgtatattttaaagatataaaaGGTAAATTTGGATAGTACCGAGGTCTAAAATTCACGACTATCATAATAAGGATTaaggatatattttaattctattttttgcaatgttaatattaaatttaattcaaatattaaataagggggtttaaaataattgaatactacaatttttttttatttacaaagtaaaaaaaattaagtttaaaatactatttggTAAAACAAACAGTAACCGTtatggaatttaaataattattgattttattacaattcagaataataaataacaagaacaaatatatatataagctgcactgagaaaaaaatttcttatgaaaaaaaaatctgaaaaacggtTGACCTTGAAAGCCAACTTCAAatcttcccgctgttttcagGCTTGAAGAACTCGAAAATGTTATTATTGGTAAACTTTTGAGCTCTTTGAGCaacaatagtatattacacacctaggaaagtaaaataagaaatgtctcagatcacatgtaattgttggccaaGGCAAAGCCGAGCATTCACTCCGTATTAAATTCACGTTTACTCCACAAATCTTTATAGTGCAGATCGTATAAATTTAGTAGTTGTATATTATCATTGAATTTcttgaaaatgaattattgttttttttattatactgtgttacataaataaaatattattgagcAAGATCCTGCATACAAGGTATGCATCTTTGTTTTAATAGTAgcgtagttaaaaaaattaaattatttgaataatataagAGATAATTGGGGATATATACCCAATCAAGAAAATCTATGTAGAATTGTATGGGAATCTATAGGAATCCATGTAACAAAGTATAAATTCACATAAAAATCCATAGGAGCCTACGTATGaaagtatggatttatataGAAAAACATGGAGGAAAGAATGGGTGTCTGCATTcctatataaaaaatatacaaaataatttaaactagtTTCTCGTTTGGATTCAAGATAGTGTATATTTCTATGGGAAACCACAAAAGAGTCAATATAGGAGTTTATGTTggatttctataggaaatCATACATGAATCCATCAAAAAACGCCATGTGAGAATTCACACGTTTATCTAAGCTGGATTCccaaatagatttttttgatagggtaataatataatttttaatttatatttaacaaaattatttatatataaaaaatttataaatccataaagtatatgtaaactttttttttacgaataaaTATACTCATATACATTTTATGTTTCACGTAAATATCAacgtacatttattttatttatcttattttatatgCAAAAcggatatataattatttaacgtaCTTTTTTATGCGCGAATATTTATACACCTATGCACAATATTGTTACATTCAtctttcatatataaaaaaagttatttcttacgtaaattttttagtactttttttgttctattattttttaaaataacattatcattataactctcatattatttatttaattcaaatatttatgtataatgaacataaattaataattatttagtaaaaaaatttatacgatAATTTAGTTGAATGAAATTGAgtctttgaaataattatatgtttaattatttactactatTTCATTGtgctaattttctttttaaatttttaaaattcaatgaattttatattttcgcaGAATATATCCGGTATCAtagtttcattttaatattaatataatttttattaatttttttaagtaaaataatataacattaaaatactaatgatatattattttatatcacaaaaagaatatatattaggctgattcaaaaaaatggactatttttttttcatgtctctCTGAATATAATTCACTGgggatatcgaaaaaaaaaaaaaaatagtccatttttttgaatcagcctaatatatatatttaactagtagaaaaattcgttgtaacacaagaaaatataatgaaaatcaaAAGAAAGTACTGAAGGGTTTaatctgatttattttttgctacTTAATAACCTATtgattttaatacttttttttttttaaataaaaatggatgAAGGTAAGGGCCTGAAACTTACGAGATTCTAATAATGTTTTGATAGtatctattattaaaatatgattagCATATTCGCCAAAAACCAATGCACTATATGTTTATACTTGACTgctctaaattaattaattt
The sequence above is drawn from the Microplitis demolitor isolate Queensland-Clemson2020A chromosome 3, iyMicDemo2.1a, whole genome shotgun sequence genome and encodes:
- the LOC106693356 gene encoding THO complex subunit 7 homolog isoform X3 — encoded protein: MLLKSFIKWANNPEVDNTLHERILATLAQCEFAQKKSRLVSTMSQDELKNYEKLSKDIEVEIEQAKRDIETTKAELQEAKQIRKNRIEYDVLAKVINEQPDRKETNLKLETLKQELGFLKEKSEQLEHKLEMRRKQFHVLISSIHSLQEMLDESDEEIMDVSLENYEDTDVPMQVS
- the LOC103568589 gene encoding alpha-ketoglutarate-dependent dioxygenase alkB homolog 6 — translated: METNISNALKPTNLIKDVPLSAYYIRNFINDNEEEELIKYVNSSPLPKWTQLSNRRLQNWGGIPHQKGMIAEEIPKWLKKYMDRISSLNIFNSDKLPNHVLINEYLPGQGIMGHTDGPLFHPIVTTITCGSHTLLEFTKRLDTDEEQRQLKPEFSFLLERKSLLVLKDKLYHDYLHSISERNYDIIDKNLISNINLCSNNYDNGEKLDRKTRISLTIRHVPKTSKLKLKF
- the LOC106693356 gene encoding THO complex subunit 7 homolog isoform X2, translated to MSYGDGIGDDRRINMLLKSFIKWANNPEVDNTLHERILATLAQCEFAQKKSRLVSTMSQDELKNYEKLSKDIEVEIEQAKRDIETTKAELQEAKQIRKNRIEYDVLAKVINEQPDRKETNLKLETLKQELGFLKEKSEQLEHKLEMRRKQFHVLISSIHSLQEMLDESDEEIMDVSLENYEDTDVPMQVS
- the LOC106693356 gene encoding THO complex subunit 7 homolog isoform X1, whose translation is MSDEEVIRRRLLVDGDGIGDDRRINMLLKSFIKWANNPEVDNTLHERILATLAQCEFAQKKSRLVSTMSQDELKNYEKLSKDIEVEIEQAKRDIETTKAELQEAKQIRKNRIEYDVLAKVINEQPDRKETNLKLETLKQELGFLKEKSEQLEHKLEMRRKQFHVLISSIHSLQEMLDESDEEIMDVSLENYEDTDVPMQVS